From a single Shewanella denitrificans OS217 genomic region:
- the pfaD gene encoding eicosapentaenoate synthase subunit PfaD, with product MTTQVHNEKLSPWPWQVSRNELSFDEAELGKKLKDLTQACYLVNDPELGLGAAQQADVVTENDRNNGALPVSAFAPALGTQSLGDSNFRRVHGVKYAYYAGAMANGIASEELVIALGQAGILCSFGAAGLIPTRVEAAIKRIQEALPNGPYMFNLIHSPSEPALERGSVELFLKHKVRTVEASAFLGLTPQIVYYRAAGLSRDAHGDIQIDNKVIAKISRTEVAIKFMEPAPVKILQQLLNEGLITPLQMELAQLVPMADDITAEADSGGHTDNRPLVTLLPTILALKDKVQAQYQYKTPIRVGCGGGVGTPDAALATFNMGAAFIVTGSINQACIEAGASEHTRKLLATTEMADVTMAPAADMFEMGVKLQVVKRGTLFPMRANKLYEIYTRYDSIEAIPADEREKLETQVFRSSLDEIWAGTVAHFNERDPKQIERAKDNPKRKMALIFRWYLGLSSRWSNTGEVGREMDYQIWAGPSLGAFNAWAKDSYLDDYRERRAVDLAKHMMHGAAYQARINLLHSQGVSIPVNLQRWKPQDKVS from the coding sequence ATGACAACACAAGTGCATAACGAAAAGCTTTCTCCTTGGCCTTGGCAAGTGAGTCGCAATGAGCTCAGTTTTGATGAAGCTGAACTTGGCAAAAAACTCAAAGATTTAACTCAGGCCTGTTATCTGGTTAATGACCCAGAGTTGGGTCTTGGCGCTGCCCAGCAGGCGGATGTGGTCACAGAAAATGATCGTAATAACGGCGCCTTACCGGTCAGCGCCTTTGCCCCTGCCCTTGGCACTCAAAGCCTAGGTGACAGTAATTTTCGCCGGGTGCACGGGGTTAAATACGCCTACTATGCCGGTGCTATGGCTAATGGTATTGCCTCAGAAGAACTGGTTATCGCCCTAGGTCAGGCGGGTATTTTATGCTCATTTGGCGCAGCAGGATTAATTCCAACCCGAGTAGAAGCGGCCATTAAGCGTATTCAAGAGGCGCTGCCAAACGGCCCCTATATGTTTAACCTCATTCATAGCCCTAGCGAGCCAGCTTTAGAGCGCGGCAGTGTGGAACTATTTTTAAAGCATAAGGTGCGCACCGTTGAGGCCTCAGCCTTTTTAGGCTTGACGCCGCAAATCGTTTATTACCGCGCCGCCGGTTTAAGTCGCGATGCCCATGGCGACATTCAAATCGATAATAAGGTGATAGCTAAAATTAGCCGCACCGAAGTGGCGATTAAGTTTATGGAGCCAGCGCCGGTGAAAATCCTGCAGCAGCTCCTTAATGAGGGACTTATCACCCCTCTGCAAATGGAGCTTGCGCAACTCGTGCCCATGGCCGATGACATTACCGCCGAAGCGGACTCAGGCGGCCACACAGATAATCGCCCCTTGGTGACCTTGCTTCCGACGATTTTGGCACTAAAGGACAAGGTGCAGGCTCAATATCAATACAAAACCCCTATTCGTGTGGGTTGTGGCGGCGGTGTCGGCACACCCGATGCAGCCCTTGCCACCTTTAACATGGGCGCGGCCTTTATCGTTACCGGCTCAATCAATCAGGCCTGTATCGAAGCAGGCGCCAGTGAGCACACCCGCAAACTGCTTGCTACCACAGAAATGGCCGATGTGACCATGGCGCCGGCGGCAGACATGTTTGAGATGGGGGTTAAACTACAGGTCGTTAAGCGCGGCACCCTATTCCCCATGCGCGCCAACAAGTTATATGAAATTTATACCCGCTACGATTCAATAGAAGCCATTCCAGCGGATGAGCGTGAAAAGCTTGAGACTCAAGTGTTTAGATCGTCTCTTGATGAGATTTGGGCCGGCACTGTGGCCCACTTTAACGAGCGAGACCCTAAGCAGATAGAGCGCGCCAAGGATAACCCTAAGCGCAAGATGGCACTGATTTTCCGCTGGTACTTAGGGCTATCGAGCCGCTGGTCTAACACGGGCGAAGTTGGCCGTGAAATGGATTATCAAATCTGGGCAGGCCCGTCCCTTGGCGCCTTTAATGCTTGGGCGAAGGACAGCTATTTAGATGATTATCGCGAACGCCGAGCGGTGGATTTAGCCAAGCACATGATGCATGGCGCCGCCTACCAAGCGAGGATTAATTTACTCCACTCCCAAGGGGTGAGCATTCCAGTGAATTTACAACGCTGGAAACCACAGGACAAGGTGAGTTAA
- a CDS encoding YgaP family membrane protein, with protein sequence MFYVKNLPRWKRFARVIAGAAMISCGAIGLSGLALGYLITAVGIFTAITGFIGFCPMCAFAVPRKKN encoded by the coding sequence ATGTTTTATGTTAAAAATTTACCCAGATGGAAACGCTTTGCCCGAGTGATTGCCGGAGCAGCTATGATTTCCTGTGGCGCCATAGGCTTAAGTGGCCTAGCTTTGGGTTACTTGATCACCGCCGTGGGCATTTTCACTGCCATCACAGGCTTTATCGGTTTTTGCCCTATGTGTGCGTTCGCTGTACCGAGGAAAAAGAATTAA
- a CDS encoding RNA polymerase sigma factor, producing MTQPANTTRYDAHMFELARAGDEVAINNLVIATQPDIRRYAKLSCAAANVDDAVQETLWLLSKRIGTVKMLASLPAWLFTVVKRECFRVAQKAHLLKGAEDIDGFADDLQLSHRPENELRLDLIRAIQSLPEHYRHLVLLRDINGMTIEEIADELNRSRESVKAQLHRARLLIREYLI from the coding sequence ATGACCCAGCCTGCCAATACCACTAGATACGATGCGCACATGTTTGAGCTTGCCCGCGCCGGTGATGAAGTTGCCATCAATAATTTGGTGATCGCCACCCAGCCCGATATTCGCCGCTACGCTAAGCTTTCTTGCGCCGCCGCGAATGTCGATGACGCGGTGCAGGAAACACTGTGGCTACTATCGAAACGCATTGGCACGGTTAAGATGCTGGCATCCTTGCCAGCTTGGTTATTTACTGTGGTAAAACGTGAATGTTTTCGCGTGGCGCAAAAAGCCCATTTACTCAAGGGCGCCGAAGATATTGATGGCTTTGCCGATGATTTACAGCTGTCCCATAGGCCGGAAAATGAACTCAGATTGGATCTCATCCGCGCCATTCAATCTTTACCCGAACATTATCGCCATCTGGTGTTACTGAGGGATATCAATGGCATGACGATAGAAGAGATTGCCGATGAGTTGAATCGCTCCAGAGAGAGTGTTAAAGCTCAGCTTCATCGAGCGCGGCTGTTGATCCGTGAGTACCTGATTTAA
- a CDS encoding substrate-binding periplasmic protein, giving the protein MQFSRLLVCFLLCFLLFSPQLSSADEFQYASIEGLFEQKVGEIVLPQIYQKLGHSISIISMPGKRAQMEAIMGRKDGEIMRIFTYGIENPNMVRVPTSYYHLETMAFAHKDSQITLNSKADLGKYNVLKVLGVKHTNNITQGLTHVYDFNDTQDMFTALGQKRTSLALTNTTDGLYMIKKLGLTHIVPLRPALANLELYHYIHPAVIEENPSLLQGLDTTIQAMKQSGELASLLRQAEEQVLASLP; this is encoded by the coding sequence ATGCAGTTTAGTCGTCTATTAGTATGCTTTTTACTATGCTTTTTACTTTTTTCCCCACAGCTTAGCAGTGCAGACGAGTTTCAGTATGCTTCTATCGAAGGCTTGTTTGAACAAAAAGTCGGTGAAATTGTTCTACCTCAAATCTACCAAAAACTGGGGCACAGCATCAGCATCATCTCAATGCCCGGCAAACGGGCACAGATGGAGGCCATCATGGGCCGTAAAGATGGGGAAATCATGAGGATTTTTACCTATGGCATTGAAAATCCTAACATGGTCAGAGTGCCTACCTCTTATTATCATCTTGAAACCATGGCCTTCGCTCATAAAGACAGCCAAATAACACTCAACTCCAAAGCCGACCTTGGCAAATATAACGTATTAAAAGTGCTTGGGGTTAAGCACACCAATAACATTACCCAGGGCCTGACTCACGTGTACGACTTTAATGACACTCAGGATATGTTTACCGCCCTTGGCCAGAAGCGCACCAGTTTGGCGCTGACCAATACCACGGACGGCTTATACATGATTAAAAAGCTTGGATTGACTCATATTGTTCCCCTTAGGCCTGCACTGGCAAATCTTGAACTGTACCACTACATTCACCCTGCAGTTATTGAAGAAAACCCAAGTTTACTCCAAGGACTCGATACAACTATTCAGGCCATGAAACAAAGTGGAGAATTAGCCAGTCTACTGAGGCAAGCCGAAGAGCAAGTGTTAGCTAGCCTGCCATGA